One window from the genome of Lutra lutra chromosome X, mLutLut1.2, whole genome shotgun sequence encodes:
- the LOC125091820 gene encoding heat shock transcription factor, X-linked isoform X5, with amino-acid sequence MSPGHPVIKGCGRPRRTRRSTGRRDVPEQSMASKEKRGPLGPARGLGPPPSPPEAGAPAAAVGSESSAPPAQPPLTLVQPVSPGDPGFRLLLEENAFQALTQEPLLKRPRTSQDALSVGEGSLLCLPFPKKLWAIVNSTQFASIWWAKDGTCIGINEKLFQKEVLEREGPDKVFETDCMKSFVRQLNLYGFSKLRRDVHTSICLTSFLTGGAPVHVLGKLQFYRSPFFKRDCPHLLLRMKRRVAVKSTVRQMESEPEPDTLGVPPAAPRPGLRHEGVLSPAGDPPEPESSPQGEGPTIRVGSESAPPAILGAAARTTVPDTHAAAGRPVDGQPQGAQAPMPLAPDVAQPSAFPWVCVTLPPAQIHPYASVLGLAPGPPVLLPVPTVQLPVAGLLPLYHPWVPGVAAVPGVAAGPVTPVTVTPHPPSPFHCCPDCRCFPEYLPRAAWPPDYPP; translated from the exons CCTGTTATCAAGGGGTGCGGCCGGCCACGCCGCACTCGCAGGTCTACAGGAAGGAGGGACGTGCCGGAGCAGAGTATGGCCAGCAAGGAGAAGCGGGGTCCGCTGGGCCCGGCGCGGGGCTTGGGGCCGCCGCCCTCCCCTCCAGAAGCTGGGGCTCCTGCCGCCGCCGTGGGCTCGGAGAGCAGCGCTCCTCCAGCACAGCCTCCCCTCACCCTGGTGCAGCCGGTGTCCCCTGGGGACCCCGGCTTCAGGCTGCTGCTGGAGGAAAACGCTTTCCAGGCCTTGACCCAAGAGCCTCTGCTCAAAAGGCCACGCACCTCCCAGGACGCCCTGTCGGTGGGAGAAGGcagcctcctctgcctgccctttcCCAAGAAGCTGTGGGCCATCGTCAACAGCACCCAGTTTGCGTCCATTTGGTGGGCCAAGGATGGCACCTGCATAGGCATCAACGAGAAGCTGTTTCAGAAGGAGGTTTTGGAGAGGGAGGGTCCGGACAAAGTGTTCGAAACGGACTGTATGAAGAGTTTCGTCCGCCAGCTCAACCTGTATGGATTCAGCAAACTGCGCCGGGACGTCCACACATCCATCTGCCTTACCAGCTTTCTCACCGGAGGGGCCCCTGTCCACGTCCTGGGCAAG TTACAGTTCTACAGGAGCCCCTTCTTCAAGAGAGACTGTCCTCACCTGCTCCTGAGGATGAAGAGGAGAGTGGCCGTGAAATCCACAGTAAGGCAGATGGAAAGCGAGCCCGAGCCCGACACCCTGGGCGTCCCCCCGGCGGCACCGAGGCCCGGCCTGCGACACGAGGGAGTCCTGTCCCCTGCCGGGGACCCGCCGGAGCCAGAGAGCAGCCCACAGGGCGAGGGCCCCACCATCCGGGTCGGGAGCGAGTCGGCCCCTCCGGCCATTCTTGGCGCGGCGGCCAGGACCACCGTGCCCGACACCCACGCCGCAGCAGGCCGGCCCGTGGACGGCCAGCCCCAGGGTGCCCAGGCGCCCATGCCCCTCGCGCCGGACGTGGCCCAGCCCTCGGCCTTCCCCTGGGTCTGTGTCACCCTGCCTCCCGCGCAGATACACCCTTACGCGTCGGTGCTGGGCCTCGCCCCCGGGCCCCCCGTGCTCCTCCCCGTGCCCACCGTGCAGCTCCCCGTGGCTGGGCTGCTGCCGCTCTACCACCCCTGGGTGCCCGGCGTGGCCGCTGTGCCTGGTGTGGCTGCCGGACCCGTCACCCCCGTGACCGTGACACCTCACCCCCCGAGCCCCTTCCACTGCTGTCCCGACTGCCGCTGTTTCCCCGAGTACCTGCCACGGGCCGCTTGGCCCCCCGATTACCCCCCCTAG
- the LOC125091820 gene encoding heat shock transcription factor, X-linked isoform X7 — protein sequence MSPGHPVIKGCGRPRRTRRSTGRRDVPEQSMASKEKRGPLGPARGLGPPPSPPEAGAPAAAVGSESSAPPAQPPLTLVQPVSPGDPGFRLLLEENAFQALTQEPLLKRPRTSQDALSVGEGSLLCLPFPKKLWAIVNSTQFASIWWAKDGTCIGINEKLFQKEVLEREGPDKVFETDCMKSFVRQLNLYGFSKLRRDVHTSICLTSFLTGGAPVHVLGKPPAFPVSLGLCLLVGCVCEAMGIRGWPHVREVVALGTPNNGVLPARPVPETSANTGSSRPAARGVGEPHVTRGCERAHAGLPRLSAIAEAGGRTPFVN from the exons CCTGTTATCAAGGGGTGCGGCCGGCCACGCCGCACTCGCAGGTCTACAGGAAGGAGGGACGTGCCGGAGCAGAGTATGGCCAGCAAGGAGAAGCGGGGTCCGCTGGGCCCGGCGCGGGGCTTGGGGCCGCCGCCCTCCCCTCCAGAAGCTGGGGCTCCTGCCGCCGCCGTGGGCTCGGAGAGCAGCGCTCCTCCAGCACAGCCTCCCCTCACCCTGGTGCAGCCGGTGTCCCCTGGGGACCCCGGCTTCAGGCTGCTGCTGGAGGAAAACGCTTTCCAGGCCTTGACCCAAGAGCCTCTGCTCAAAAGGCCACGCACCTCCCAGGACGCCCTGTCGGTGGGAGAAGGcagcctcctctgcctgccctttcCCAAGAAGCTGTGGGCCATCGTCAACAGCACCCAGTTTGCGTCCATTTGGTGGGCCAAGGATGGCACCTGCATAGGCATCAACGAGAAGCTGTTTCAGAAGGAGGTTTTGGAGAGGGAGGGTCCGGACAAAGTGTTCGAAACGGACTGTATGAAGAGTTTCGTCCGCCAGCTCAACCTGTATGGATTCAGCAAACTGCGCCGGGACGTCCACACATCCATCTGCCTTACCAGCTTTCTCACCGGAGGGGCCCCTGTCCACGTCCTGGGCAAG cccccggCTTTTCCCGTTTCTCTAGGtttgtgtcttttggttgggtgtgtctgtgaggcgATGGGCATCCGGGGATGGCCACACGTGAGGGAAGTCGTTGCTCTGGGCACCCCCAACAACGGCGTGCTGCCTGCCCGGCCCGTGCCCGAAACCTCTGCAAACACTGGATCCTCCCGCCCTGCTgctcggggggtgggggaaccCCACGTCACCAGGGGCTGTGAGCGTGCCCACGCGGGGCTCCCGCGGCTCTCAGCCATCGCCGAGGCGGGTGGACGGACCCCCTTCGTGAACTAG